The following is a genomic window from Thioclava electrotropha.
AGCGTCGCCGCCGGGATCGGCCTCTCGGTGCTGGGCATGATCGCAGCCGCCTATGGCTACCTCACGCCGGTGGAGGGCGCCATTTTGCAGGAGGCGATCGACGTCGCCGTGATCCTGAACGCCCTGCGCGCCCTTCGGATCAGGCCCAAGTGAAGACGCAAAGCGACGTCGCGCCCTCACCCAAGCCTGTGCCCAGTGGCGTTATCGCAGGTAAACCTGATTGCCGCTACGCACGACGCTCACCCTGTCGCCGACGCGGAACTGGTTCGACATCTGGATGACCGTAATCGAGCCACCATTGTCGAGCCGCACGGTCCACGCATAGGACGTGTAGGTGCCGCCTTGGCTGGCGACGTTGCTGCCGATAATTGTGCCCGCGATCGCGCCCGCGCCGGTCATCACGTCCTTGCCGGTTCCGGAGCCGAACTGGTGCCCGATCACCGCGCCGACGAGGCCGCCCGTGACTGCGCCGACGATCTGGTCGCCGTCGCTGGTGCGGCGCATCGTGACCGGCTGCACCGAAACGATGCGACCATATTCGATGCTGTCATAGCTGTAGGTGGTGCGCGGGCCGGGACCCGGACCGGTATAGGGACCGTTCGCATAGGGACCCGGCGTCGGGTTGCAGGCAGCAACGCTCAGCGCCGCAGGGAGAACAAGAAGAAAAATACGCATTTTGAACCTCCATGGTAGCTCCGCCGCATGTCTTTGACATCCGGGCGTAAAAGAAGCTTGCCGCGATTCAGAGCGCGTTTCCTTGTTTTCGGACAATAAGAGAGAATAAGTCGCAGGCGGAGGCCGCGTCGCAAGAAGCGAGGATTTTGGCGATCCCTCGAGGACTCGAACCCCGAACCTGCTGATTAGAAGTCAGCTGCTCTATCCAGTTGAGCTAAGGGACCGCGTGGCCCCCTAAATGCGCGATCGGCGCGCGCGGTGCAAGTTCAGATCGCGCGCATCAGGAAGACGGAATTCGGATCGGGCTGGTAGCCGACATAAGGCCCGCATTCGGCAAAGCCCGCCCGCAGGTAAAGCTGGCGCGCCGGGGCGAAGGAGTCCTGCGATCCGGTCTCGAGATAGAGCCGCGCCATACCTTCGTCGCGCGCCGCCGAGATCAGCTGCTCGAGCATCCGCTGGGCGAGCCCCTGCCCGCGCATCTCGGAGAGGATATGCATCGATTTGATCTCGCCCTCATCGGGCGCGATGCGCTTCAGCGCGCCCATGCCCACCGGGCGCCCCGCCTGACGCATCACGAAGAAGGAAATGCCGGGCGCAGCCAGCGCATCGGGCGGCAGCATATGGATCGACTCGGGTGGCGTATCTTCGTGCATCGCCGTCGCGTGGCGGGTGTGAAGCTCTGCAAGATCCGCGCCCAGCGGGGTCTCGCGCGCGATTTCGATCGTGTCTTCCATGGGGCACCCTCATCCGTGTCGGCGGCAGATTAGGCGCGGCGCGCGCGAGCCTCCAGCGCGAAAACGCCTTAGTTGCGGATGACTTTGCAGAACCCGCCCTGTCCGCGGATTTTCCCGCAGGTCGCCAGCGCCTGCTTGCGCGAACCTGCCGGGACTTGCGCCGTGTATTGCGCGCGTCGCCCGAAGCCCGGCATCACCGCGCGCACGAAGCGCAGCTTGGCGTCGCCAATCGCGCCGGAATGACGCGCAGCGGCCCGTTTCCC
Proteins encoded in this region:
- a CDS encoding outer membrane lipoprotein, which encodes MRIFLLVLPAALSVAACNPTPGPYANGPYTGPGPGPRTTYSYDSIEYGRIVSVQPVTMRRTSDGDQIVGAVTGGLVGAVIGHQFGSGTGKDVMTGAGAIAGTIIGSNVASQGGTYTSYAWTVRLDNGGSITVIQMSNQFRVGDRVSVVRSGNQVYLR
- a CDS encoding GNAT family N-acetyltransferase, with product MEDTIEIARETPLGADLAELHTRHATAMHEDTPPESIHMLPPDALAAPGISFFVMRQAGRPVGMGALKRIAPDEGEIKSMHILSEMRGQGLAQRMLEQLISAARDEGMARLYLETGSQDSFAPARQLYLRAGFAECGPYVGYQPDPNSVFLMRAI